ATGAGAGCAACGGCGCCCACGATCGCACAAAGGATGAACATTTCATTGAATCCCATATACTGGATGATCAAACCGCCGGCGATCGGGCCGAGAGCGTATCCAGCGCCTTTAATGGAATTATAAGTGCCCATGGCCTCTCCTTTGCGGTCGGCAAAAAGATCTGCGACCAATGCCACCGAGGTGGTGGAGAACGCGCCGATGGCTATTCCCTGCACGAAGCGTATGGTGAATAGGACTGCAGGGTCCTGGAATACCGGGTATAGCAGGGATACGATGACGAGCATCACAAACCCGCCTATCATGAACTTCAGCCTGCCATGCCGGTCAGCGAGTATGCCGAAAGGAGTCTTGAACAGAACCTCGGCAATGGCCAGAGACCCTATTACCAGCCCTATCTGGAAGTTAGTCGAGCCGAATGCGCTCATGTATGTGCCGAGATTGGAAGCGATAAGATGTCCGGAGAATGAAGCCGCAAACCCTGCGAAGGACAGCGCCAGCAGCGCCATCATTCTGCCGTGTTTATTTTTATCGATAAGCGCCATAGTATCACGATCTGAATGCAATTGCACCCACATTTAAAACCGGGTAATAAAACCCTTAACCCCATAGTACAAATAGTTCTATATGGAGTATCACTGTTAGTATTACAATACTAAATATATTTCGGGTTTATGGCATATGACAAAGCCACATATAATCTAAAAACGCGGCAAGAATATTATGAAAACATGAATAATATCCGTGACAGGATGTTTGATAATACTAAAGAGGATGATCATTTAAAAATATTAGGATACGGTCTATGCGGCAACGCCGCGGGATAGTTTTAGCGTATCGTCAAGGATTATCTGTTTAAGGTTCACGAGAATGAGCAGCCTGCCGGATAGTTTTCCCACACCCTGTATGTATTCCGAGCTTATGGAAGATGAAAGCGCTTCGGGAAGCGGCTCGATATCTTTTGAGGACATATATTTCACCTCGGCCACAGAATCCACTATGACCCCGACAGTATTCTTCTGGACTTCCATTATCATGATCCTGGCGTTTGAGTCGGCATTTTTTCCCCCAAGCCCGAGCCTGGAGCGCAGATTGACCACGGTGGTGACCTGGCCGCGAAGGTTTATGACACCGTCCACGAAAGGCGGTGATCCGGGGATGCGGGTGATGTCGCCGACGCGGATTATTTCTTTTACCTGAGATATATCAACGCCGAACTCTTCGCTCCCGAGCTTAAAAACGACGAGCTGTATCTCATTATCTAAAACGTTATCATCCACCATGTTATGCACCTGAATTAAAACAAATAATACTCTGATTTTATTCTGGAAGCCTAAGTGATAAATAAGTATTGTAACAAAAAAATAATTAGAAATTTTAAAGTGTTCCCCGGTTATTTTTGGCTTTAAGCCCCATGGCTTTCAGGCATAAAAAAATCCTTCACACGACGGGATATTCGACGATGACCAGGTAAATAAAAAAGTTAGGGATAAACAGCGCTATAGATGAATAAAAATATCAAGCCTGCGGCTTATATCCGAGTTCTGCTATCCTCTTTTTAAATTCCGCGGACCTTAATATATCCATAAATGCGATGACTGCAGGCTTGTTCATACTTGAGGCCTTCACTACGAAGTCGTATTCCTCGTCCCTTAAGGGTATGAAATCCAGGCCGTTCTGTTCAGCCACTGTCTTGATCCCGAGCCCTGCGTCCGCCTTTCCCATCAGTATGGCCGAAGCGACCGCATTATGCGTCTTTGCCTCGACGTCATATCCGGGTATTGACTCTGTCAGGACCTGTAGAGTCGTGCCGCGGCCTTCGGCGATCTTTTTAAGCTCCATGTCAAGAAGTGTCCGCGTACCTGAGCCTTTGGTCCGGTTAATGAACTGCTTTCCGGGGAGGTCTTCCAGGCCCTTTATACCCGACGGGTTACCCTTCGGTAATATGAGCCCCTGTTCGCGCACATATCCTTTTATTAACACCGCATCCTCCACGTTAAGCGACCGAAGGAAAGGCTCATTGTAAACGCCCGACTCGTCCAGCAGATGTACGCCTGCGGCATCTGCTATGCCTTTTCTTATAGCCCGGAAGCCGCCCATCGAGCCGACGTTTATTGAGCGCACGGTATAGCCCTTCTCTGACATCATCTCCGTGATGATGTCGATGCCCAGACAGTGGCTGCCGATCATCAGCAGGTCCGGGAAAGTGATCTCCTCTGAGAAGAGTTTTACGGATACTTTATCGCCTTCATCTATGACGTGAGTGTCCTCGCTGATCTCTATATATCCGTCAGCGTCAAGCAGCGATGATACGGCGCCGGAGCCTTTTTCTATGGGATAAGCCGACAGCGCGTCTTTTTCATTTATCAGCCCTACGGGCAATAGCACTTCCCTGCCGCCCTCGGAGCGTACCCTGACGGCCATCCTTGCGGTGACCTCGCGCCTCGCCTTTTCAGGATAGCCGCTCATGTGCCTTATCATGGGGGCGA
The nucleotide sequence above comes from Methanooceanicella nereidis. Encoded proteins:
- a CDS encoding chemotaxis protein CheW, with product MVDDNVLDNEIQLVVFKLGSEEFGVDISQVKEIIRVGDITRIPGSPPFVDGVINLRGQVTTVVNLRSRLGLGGKNADSNARIMIMEVQKNTVGVIVDSVAEVKYMSSKDIEPLPEALSSSISSEYIQGVGKLSGRLLILVNLKQIILDDTLKLSRGVAA
- a CDS encoding molybdopterin biosynthesis protein, which encodes MSERKEFRTLVSLEDAKKALIPFYKRDIEEVPLNECYNRVLARNVYSRVDVPGFDRASMDGFAVKAKDTWGADEESPRPLRIKGIIHAGDKPDISVEPSTAVEIATGAVMPRGANAVVMVENTDTSGEDVNVRKPVSPGENVMHTGADIMMGELALRAGTRLTSREISVLAAVGLDRVAVYKKPRVGIISTGNELMMPGTILEPGQIYDVNAYAVGAGVIENGGEPVYLGIIRDVYEDFQKAVVEATKKYDIVVTSGSTSAGASDMMFSTVGSFGKVLVHGIKIKPGKPTIIGEANDRPFIGLPGYPSSAITIFNEVVAPMIRHMSGYPEKARREVTARMAVRVRSEGGREVLLPVGLINEKDALSAYPIEKGSGAVSSLLDADGYIEISEDTHVIDEGDKVSVKLFSEEITFPDLLMIGSHCLGIDIITEMMSEKGYTVRSINVGSMGGFRAIRKGIADAAGVHLLDESGVYNEPFLRSLNVEDAVLIKGYVREQGLILPKGNPSGIKGLEDLPGKQFINRTKGSGTRTLLDMELKKIAEGRGTTLQVLTESIPGYDVEAKTHNAVASAILMGKADAGLGIKTVAEQNGLDFIPLRDEEYDFVVKASSMNKPAVIAFMDILRSAEFKKRIAELGYKPQA